From a region of the Lactuca sativa cultivar Salinas chromosome 4, Lsat_Salinas_v11, whole genome shotgun sequence genome:
- the LOC128133885 gene encoding high mobility group B protein 3-like — MKGSKSSGATRKADTKLDVKKTAAKGKAAKDPNKPKRPASAFFVFMEDFRKQFKEDHPDNKSVAAVGKAGGAKWKLKLY; from the exons ATGAAAGGAAGCAAATCAAGTGGTGCTACGAGGAAAGCCGATACCAA GTTGGATGTAAAGAAGACTGCAGCCAAGGGGAAAGCAGCTAAGGATCCCAATAAACCCAAGAGACCCGCTAGCGCCTTCTTTGTGTTCAT GGAGGACTTTAGAAAGCAATTCAAAGAAGATCACCCTGACAACAAATCTGTTGCTGCT GTTGGTAAAGCTGGTGGGGCAAAATGGAAGTTAAAACTATACTAG
- the LOC128133886 gene encoding peptidyl-prolyl cis-trans isomerase CYP71-like, translating to MTDPTLLCCAFKKHRIYLFSRREPEEPDDATKGRDVFKEKPPPDELMAASDIGKSVTTSLPENVVSSLLFAFKMIYLILINNN from the exons ATGACAGATCCTACTTTGTTATGCTGTGCTTTTAAGAAACACAGAATCTATTTGttcag ccGAAGAGAACCAGAGGAACCTGATGATGCAACCAAGGGTAGGGATGTCTTTAAGGAAAAGCCTCCTCCTGATGAACTTATGGCTGCATCAGATATTGGAAAGTCTGTTACAACATCTCTTCCAGAAAATGTGGTAAGTAGCCTACTTtttgcttttaaaatgatttatttgattttaataaataataattaa